DNA sequence from the Gemmatimonadota bacterium genome:
AGGCCTTCAACGCCCTGTTGAAGACGCTTGAAGAGCCGCCTCCCCACGTGTACTTCATCTTCGCGACGACGGATCCCCGGAAGGTGATCCCCACCGTGCTCTCCCGGTGCCAGCGCTTCGATTTCCGGCGCATATCGGGGCCCACCATCGTGGATCACCTCGCCATGATCAGCGAGAAGAGCGGGTACGGCGTCCAGCCCGAAGCCCTCGCCCTCATCGCGCGCCGGGTGGACGGCAGCATGCGGGACGCCGAAAGCCTGCTGGACCAGGTCGTCGCCTTCGGCGGCACCGGGTTGACCGCCCGTGCAGCGGCGGAGGTCCTGGGTATCGTGGACCAGGACGTCTATTTCGAATTATTCGACATCGTGGCGGACCAGGACGTCCCCCGAGGGCTTGACCTGGTCGACCGGATCTTCCGGCAGGGCCACGACCTCGAAGAAATCATCCTGGGCGTCCTGGAACACCTGCGCAACCTGCTGGTCGTCAAGGCGGCTCCCGAAGCGGACACACTGCTCGGCGCCGCCGCGCTGGAACTCGACCGCTACCGTGAACAGGTGACGCGATTCGAGACGGAAGACCTGCTCAGGCTGTCTCAACTGGCCACGCAGATGGAACAGGCCGTCAGGCAGAGCACGCTACCCCGGGTGCAGCTCGAGACGGGCATCGTCCGCATGATACGCATGGCCAGGTCGGTGCAGTTGACCGACGTCATGGCCCGGCTGTCCGAAATGGCCCGGCGCGTCGGATCGGGAGAGGAGGAGGACGCTTCCGGCACAGACGCTTCCGGCACAGACACTTCCGGCACAGACACTTCCGGCACAGAGACTTCCAGCGCAGAGACTTCCGATACAGAGGGCTCCGAAGAAGCGAAACCGCCCGCCCGCGCCCAGGAATCCACCCGTTCCGATGCGCGTCCCGAAGTGCGGGGCGCCACCGAATCGCGAGGCGCCACCGAGCCAGGTCTCCCGACCGGAGAAGCTTCCGAAACTTCGCCCTCCCAGACTACCGACCCGCCGGCCGGCACGGCGCCAGCACCATCTATTGAGGAGGGTCGGAGCCCTGCGGAATCCGCGGAATCATCGGCGGCCACCACGACTGCGCCGAAACTGGATCTCCAGGCGGTCCGAAACAGTTGGCCCGCCATCGTGGAAGAGATCACCAGGCAACGAAGCGGCCTGGGCAACCTGCTTGCAAAAGCCGTGCTCTCGGCCTGCTCGCCTTCGGATGACGCCCGGTCGGAAGGACCCGGAAGAATTACCCTGAGGTTTGAGTCCAGCCAGGTCTTTCATAAGCAGCAGATAGAGAAACGCGAAAACGCGTTGCTGATACAGGCGGTATGCTCCAAAGCGCTGGGAATCCCGGTTCGGATCAAGTGCGAGATCGACGATAGCGCAGCGGCGGAGGACGCTACGCGGGTGACTGAAGACGCCAGGTCTGGTACGGACGACGACAGGGGCAGGGCGGAGGACACCGGGTCCGGTCCGGACGAATACCCTGGCGCAGTAGACGATTCCGTGCAGGAAGGACAAAATGCCCCGTCGACCGGCACATCAGCCGCGAAGGAAACCAGCGCGCGTTCCGGCGCCGCGAAAGATCCGGCCGTCATGAAGATCGTGGAGGCGTTCGACGGCCAGATTGTGAAGGACTGAGGTCGGGTCGCCGCGGACGAGACGCGGACGAGACGCGGACGAGGAAAAACAGGAAAGGACAGGATTATGGCCAAGGGCATGTCAGGCATGATGAAGCGTGTTCAGAGAATGCAGAAGAAGATGGTGCAGATTCAGGAGGAAATCGCCCAGCGCCGGGTCGAAGGCACGGCCGGCGGCGGCATGGTCACCGCGGTGGTGGACGGCAAGCTGAACGTCGTGGAGATAAGGATAGACCCGGCCGTGGTCGACCCCGAAGACGTGGAGATGCTCGAAGATCTCGTGCTGGCCGCCGTCAATCAGGGTCAGCAGAAGGCGCAGGAAATGGTGAACCAGGAAATGGGACAACTTACCGGGGGGCTGAATATCCCCGGCCTGTAACGTCACATCCAGCGGCGTTTCGCTGATCCCGATCCAACTCATCAGGGAACAGACACATGGCGCGCAAGTACAGTTCCGAGACCCTGGCCATCCTGGTGGACGAACTGAGCCGCCTGCCCAACATCGGCAGGGTGACGGCGCAGCGGCTGGCCTTCCATAT
Encoded proteins:
- the dnaX gene encoding DNA polymerase III subunit gamma/tau; the encoded protein is MAYEVTARKWRPQEFDGVIGQEHVTTTLKNAIQAGQIAHAYLFAGPRGVGKTTTARILAKALNCVEGPTVTPCNACTICREISEGRSVDVLEIDGASNNRVEQVRTHLLESVKYTPSQGKHKIYIIDEVHMLTKEAFNALLKTLEEPPPHVYFIFATTDPRKVIPTVLSRCQRFDFRRISGPTIVDHLAMISEKSGYGVQPEALALIARRVDGSMRDAESLLDQVVAFGGTGLTARAAAEVLGIVDQDVYFELFDIVADQDVPRGLDLVDRIFRQGHDLEEIILGVLEHLRNLLVVKAAPEADTLLGAAALELDRYREQVTRFETEDLLRLSQLATQMEQAVRQSTLPRVQLETGIVRMIRMARSVQLTDVMARLSEMARRVGSGEEEDASGTDASGTDTSGTDTSGTETSSAETSDTEGSEEAKPPARAQESTRSDARPEVRGATESRGATEPGLPTGEASETSPSQTTDPPAGTAPAPSIEEGRSPAESAESSAATTTAPKLDLQAVRNSWPAIVEEITRQRSGLGNLLAKAVLSACSPSDDARSEGPGRITLRFESSQVFHKQQIEKRENALLIQAVCSKALGIPVRIKCEIDDSAAAEDATRVTEDARSGTDDDRGRAEDTGSGPDEYPGAVDDSVQEGQNAPSTGTSAAKETSARSGAAKDPAVMKIVEAFDGQIVKD
- a CDS encoding YbaB/EbfC family nucleoid-associated protein, which translates into the protein MAKGMSGMMKRVQRMQKKMVQIQEEIAQRRVEGTAGGGMVTAVVDGKLNVVEIRIDPAVVDPEDVEMLEDLVLAAVNQGQQKAQEMVNQEMGQLTGGLNIPGL